DNA from Diabrotica virgifera virgifera chromosome 10, PGI_DIABVI_V3a:
CATTAGGATTCATCCAACTGCGGAAATTTGggaggttttgggctttttactGTTTCATTGCTTCGCCTAATGCCGCGTCCTCACTGATAAAAGTTTGTGTCGaaccagctgttcgtcgcaaatatttgcgtgctcgaggTAAATTTTGCTAatgtggacgtgttcgtcgcataaatcggacgcaaTAATTTTCGACGCACACGCTCCATCATCGGTTGCCAAATGATTTGAGCACCGCGTCATCACTTGTAAAAATTTTCGattcttgcgacgaaccattagttcaatacgcacgaaaaatttaccagtgaggacgcgccTTAATAACACTTTTATAAAGCTCcattattcatcatcatcatcaagccctttgcgtccactgctggacatatacctccctcatttttgtccattgtgctctattttgagcactttgcatccaatttcttgacattttcttgagatcgtcagtccaacgagtaggtggtcttcctctactcctttggtctaatctcggcctccactcaagtaatctcttcgtccacctcccatcactgattcgggcgacgtgtccggtccagttccatttcagggtagcaattcgggaaattacatcagtaactcctgttcttcgtcttaagtcttcatttctaactcggtcacgaagcgatatactcagcattgacctttccattttcctctgggctatttgcagcattttagaagttttagctgtcaatgtcaaagtttcggcaccataagtcatcacaggcaacacacattggtcaaatattttacgttttaaagaaattggtatatcgcttttaaagatgtcgttgagttttccataggctgcccatgctaggtttattcttctacgtagttcgcatgtttggttgtctcttgtgacctttatttcgtgtccaaggtatatgtatttttccactagctctacttcgttgtctccaatattgatatttccgctaggtactaggtttgtcatgaattttgttttggagatgtttattttaagacctacactggcacacactaactgaagttcatgtagcattgtacatatctccttaAGATTGTCAGAGAATAacactatgtcgtctgcgaatttcaaatttgttaatcttctaccgtcaatattcaggcctcgctcttcccagttaagtttttttacaagcatattctagtactgcggtaaacagtcggcaaactttttagccaaagagccaaatatgtacattacaacaatttaaaaaaaattgggagccaaatctgcttgttcatcaaacttttattacactaaataaaattaaagggtCTAGTCTAGTCGATTACGATAGTGAAAAATGCTcccagcgatattccaaaaataaaaaaccatgttctacatcaaaaagtattcgaccaaaaaaatgtttacatCCCCCCCCCCCTTATCCATAATATATGAACACTACACAGGCCTGGCAGGCTCacggcttgatgtactattctctTTTCGAGTCTCGCTTATCGTTAGCTTTCCTTTTCCAGTTGGTTATGTTCAGTATTGTCGTCTTCTTTGACTAATGATATTATCATTTTTGGAACTCTCGCTGAACTCATTCTCTGGACGTGACCCAGTCATCTAATATTTTGAGCTATTGTTACTGTTAGTATATTAGGTTCTTGATTAAAGCTCTGATAGCTCCTTGTTTGTTCTTCGCATCCATTGTCCATTCTTCCCACCAAAAATGTTGCACAGCACTTTTCGCTTCCAAATTAACAGCATTTCTTGCTGTTTCTTTGACGTGGTCCATGTCTCAGATGCTTGTTACGATTGGCCTTATTACAGTTTTGTAGGTAGGTACTTTACTTTGCTCCTCGGGATATATTTTGCTTCTCAACAGCCTGTTGAGAGCATATACGCCCCCTCCCCCATCCATAACtccccaaaaaattaaaacgtgttttttcgttttttttttgcgaCATCTCCGTTTCTAATCATCGTAGAAACTtctattttctttcgttttgtagGATTTTATACCCTACAACACcgtattttttgcaaaaattttggCGCAAAatccaattttttaaaattctgatATGTAGAACCAAAAAGTTAAACAACAGCAAAGTTGAGCTTTTTCAGCTGATCATAATAATCAGGAATACTATTCCAAGCATTGAAAGTGATCATGTCTTCCTTTGAATGACCAGGTCATTCAAAGCAGACAACTTGTGTTGTGAACATTTTTTTCGTCTCAAATTCTAATTCAACACAAAGACGTTCGAATTTACAGCCACAATACCTCCTTGTTTTTTAAATCCAAAAATTGTATTTCAAAGCAATTAATGCCAAtttcaaaagaagaaaatttCAACTCAGGTTTCGTGGCATTAAGAGGATTTTGACAACTGCTAAAGTTTGTAAGTTTGACGAAAGCCAATTGATCAGAATAAGATGTAACGTTTTTCTTACCAAGTTTTTTTTCCTAccaagattttttaaataaaatttgtgtgaGAGCCGCACCTAAGGAGccaaagagccacatgcggctccggagccgcactttgccgaccactgGTTTAGGCGATAAAGTAtcgccctgtcggactcctctgccgattgggatatggtccgtgtttttatgtagtttcacaTAGTTGCGTTCTTGAATGTATTGcaaattaaccttgtgtatcggtagtcaatgcttGTAGTGCTTCCAGAATGTTGTCAACTTttaccgtgtcaaaggctttatggaaatctacaaaagccaaaacgagtggtggacagtggcgtagctgaagattgcggggccccccgcgacaatttttatgggcccccgtattataaacataacgacaactaataacagtataattactaaaataggtgtaaataacaatatttggcctttctttaTTAGTTAGTTTGTCTTCATTAGttagtgttaatagattttttgggaatagacatgaaaacctattatacatgtatgttaatccgacaaacctattagtaatttgttgcaatattatatctaaaattacattgaaaacattaactacaaaactttttttgttaaaagttattttttcgcCTCAGCTTAGCTCATCGTAAAAGTTTTTTAAACGTTTTattcgtttatttttaaattccggtataataccccactattctgctattcctgctgcgtgtgctaaagtttcggaaaacgaatttctcatttaTAGAAGATTATCAcgatatttttcaaaaagttgaagggctACCGTTAACTCTGCCGTTTCTGATTGCAAAAGAGTTTATGTTggattaataaagttaagtattttagatcgaatagtaatgttaacgacaaattcaaaattattcatatgctgTAATAATTCATTAACTTataatttttcatcgttttttagatagcaacgaaattttcgttaaagatttcattacttgtcggaaagctcgacgcaaagccataacagcatcatgtctggatgaccaccgggtttcacataaccttttaaGTGTTTGCAAACGCGATGGatccaaagtcataatagtacatagtgcatcctatcttttaatacttgcactaaaaaacataattttttaaattatatcctAAAGAAACCAACTCCTGTACACCAacaacggcatcattcaacactaggttcacgttatgggatgcacaatgaacatagGAAGCTGTTTTTTCAATATCAGTTAATACGCCTTTGTAtgcctgaatatacaccactcataacgcttGTCCCATCATACCAGTAGTTCGACCACCGTTGAGTGAACACGTATGTTGACCTGCTGTGTTACTGTTAATTAACCAAGTgttgttaatatattattattcgaACTTTTTCAATCTTCTTCTAAAAAAGTTAAAAGTATCTACTaaattttcacttaattttttctttttcgacAATCAGCATCGTTTCCTTGTAAAAAAATGCCATTAACCAGGGAACAGCAACTTGAAATAAGAAGTGCGGCCGACGTATCTATTAAACAACTTTGTCAAGATCAAACTTTTATTAAATCCATCGTCGATAGTGTTTCTGCTGGTATAGTGCAAATTTTAAATAGCAAACTTGATGTTTATGAGAAAAAGATCGACGACCTAAAAactgaaataacaaaaataaaaactgacCACGAAGTCGAAATACAGACAATTAAGGCAAGCCTAATTGACTTAAACAAAAAAGGGGATTCCTTTGATATGATAAAAATAACGACAGAGTTGaaccaaattaaaagaaaagaaagtaatattttaatatttggtGTTCCTGAAACTGAAATTCATTTGCAAGCTTATATTGAAAATATGTTTACAGCTATATCAATGAATCGAAATCCGCAATTAAATGGTTTACATGTTTCCCGTTTAGGTCTACAACCGTCAGCCAACTCAAATAAATGTCGTCCAATTAAAGTTACGTTTCCGAATAGTAATCAagtgactaattttttaaagctaaATCCCAAACTCAAATCATTAGACTGTTATAAGAATATATATATGAGGTCAGATCAAACTGTTATGCAACGTGAGTATACTTCAAAAATCAAAAAGGAACTTAGCGATCGTTTGGCAGCAGGTGAAAAAAATTTgattataaaatacaaaaataatctaCCATTTATTGTCTCAAAAAACCTGTAGTATCATCCACTGGATCACCGAAAAATAATGACAGCCTTTTTGTATACTATCAAAACTGTCGCGGTCTAAATTCGAAAACaactatattttttcaaaatgtcctAATATCACAATATCACATTATTGCAATCACAGAATCTTGGCTTCGAGAAGGAGTACGCAGTAGTGAACTATTTCCTGAAGACACCTACACAGTTTATCGTAAAGATCGAAGTTTTGGCAAGTTTGGAGGAGGAGTGATTTTTGCTGTAAATAATAACGTGTGTCATTCAGAACAACATAGTGTAGTGTTTCCTATAGAAAAAATTGATGTTTTATGTGTTAAAGTTTTCAAAACCAATATCAAACCAATCTTCTTTATAACAGTTTATATCCCACCTAACGTGACATTTAGTGAGTATTCTGATTTTTTTGACTATATTGAAACTTTCCATGAAACTCATGAGGTCGTTTTGATTGgagattttaatttaacagatctTGCGGCATATTATGTTAATAATAGTCAAATAACTCCTTTAATTAATAGATTTGTTCAACTATTAAACTATACAGATTCTGTACaatgtaacaaaataaaaaatatacatggaaagatattagatttgattgTAACACCGTCAGTTTTTAGTTGCGAAGTTACACCTGAAGTCAATGCCTTAGTTCCTATTGATTATCATCATCCTGCTTTAACTTGTTATTTTCCGTATGAAGTCAAAGAAGATGAATATTTTGTTCCGAATCAGAAACgtcttaattttagaaaatataacgtaaataaatttaataaacttttaaCCGAAATGGACTGGAgtcatttaaaacatttttcagatgtaGATTCTGCTGTAGATTCGTTTAGTTTGTCTCTCCAAGAAATTATAGATAAATGTGTTCCACTTAGTTCAACTAGATCTCAAAAATATCCAGCATGGTTTACATCTGAAATAATCGCCAAAGTTAAACGTAAACATCATTATCTGAGAATGTATAGACGaagtaaatattgtttttaccTCCAACGAGCTAAAGATCTCAGGAGAActattaaattagaaatacaactagaatataaaaaatttattgaaagaTCCCAAAATTCTTTTAAGTCAGATGCGAGACAATTTTGGAACTTTGTTAAtgccaaaaataataaatcacggATACCTGGTCTGATGAAATACGGTAGTGATAAGTTTACCACGAGTCAAGATATAGTAAACGCATTTGCAAACTTCTTTAAGAGTGTTTATATTTCTGATAGTAATAGCTCTCCTTCTGTTACatcttattttaattataatccAAGTTCTTACTTTAATATCGGTAAAATTACCAGTAACGATATTATAGAAGgtgcaaagaaattaaaaaataaattttcctgCGGTCCTGATAATTTTCCTGTTTCGATACTTAAATGTCACGTCGAGTCATTCATAGAACCACTTGTTGTAATTTTTAACCTCATTCTTAAGACAACAACATTTCCAGCTGCGTGGAAAAATACAAGAGTTTGTCCTATTTTTAAATCAGGTTCAAACTCTGATATATCTAACTATCGACCTATCGCTCTTATATCAGCATTCTCTAAATTGTTCGAAATTATCTTGACAGATTACTTGTATGCTCATGTGCGTTGTTTGATTACCAGCAGTCAACATGGTTTTGTGAAAGCTCGGAGTACGGcaacaaatctttgtatatttacAGAATATGTTTCGTCAGCTTTAGATTCAAGACAACAGGTGGACGTCATATACACTGATTTCAGTAAAGCATTTGACCGAGTCTCACACAATAAATTGCTAACAAAATTAGATCAGTTTGGAATTTCCAATAACTTTCAAATATTACTGAAATCATATTTAACTGATAGGAGTTTGTTCGTAGAATATCAAGGCTTTCGATCTTTTCGTTTTGTTGCCACGTCTGGAGTACCTCAGGGGTCAAATCTGGGTCCCTTATTATTTCTCCTTTTTGTTAATGATATCTGCTCCATCGTAGACTCTGAAACACTGTTGTACGCGGACGATATGaaaatatttcgcaaaattaaccATATTTCCGACTGCGTTAAACTTCAACAGGATATCTCTGCCATTAATGAATGGTGTTTCGATAATCAACTATCcttaaatataaagaaatgtaAAGTAATGTCCTATACCCGAAAGATCAATAACATACATTTCGATTATAAGGTCAACAACATTTTACTGTCTTCTACCTCAGAGTTTAAAGATCTTGGTGTTATATTTGACAGTAAATTAACATTCTCAACTCATATTAATACCGTGGTCTCTAAAGCAACCAAATCTTTAGGATATATTATTAGAAGCTGCAGAGATGTAACGTCTGTGGAAGCTTTGCGTAGTTTATATTTTGGACTAGTTAGTAGTAAACTTAATTACTGCAGCGTGGTATGGAATCCTAATCATGCAGAACTTGTCTCTAATCTTGAATCTGTTCAAAAAAGATTCTTAAGATATTGTtacctcaaaaaatataacaGATATCCGGTTAGAGGCTATAGCTATAATTTACTCCTTTCTGAGTTTGGATTCCATTCACTGCGTAAGCAGCGTGAAATAAACGGCCTAATATTCATCTTCAAAATTGTCAATTGCCTAATTAATAGCGATGTTTTGCTTAGTCTTGTAGACTTTAATGTACCACGAGCTGTGTCACGTTCAGGTGTAACTTTTCATATTTCGGTGCCTAATTCGCAACATAATTTCTATTGTCCGATAAAAAGTATGTGCAGAAGTGTCAATAACTTAAGATCTGTGgacattttttttcttagttttaacatctttaaacgcgaaatacgcaatagcttatcgaattgatgccatgttatttttctttattaaggtctttgtttattattgtgtatgtgtattcacaacagaaacatttttggttattctttattttattttatattttgtcatcaagtgttcagtcaatgtatgtagttttcttatgtacacctttatgggtttatacctggtggatgtatatttcaataaataaataaataaataaatacccctttcctctgcagttgtgtacggaaaggtgctttgattgtataaattttaaaatttcatttataaGACCTTCTGTACTTTGGTCTAACATGCGAATAAgtcccaaaaaactttcaacaacttctgctttagaagataaattattttcatcgcaagttacataccggaaaataaaaTTAAGCTGATCGTGTTTCGAAATATCTTGAGcggtatcaagaattattgaataaaaaccttttttttaattaattaatcaatttattttcAGTTTCTCTAGCtaatttataacttcgttttgtatttggggctcaagtaatttgtttttttaagttattgtttttatcggttaatttagctaaaacaggatcatatttagctagtaaaagaaccaccgacaaaaaattatctttttgagattcactttcatctaaactaccaataTGTCCACGAAAgtacgaaacgctaaattgcacccgaAAAGAGTAAGAGTTACGTCGATTACCCGCTTCGTTAtttccttccaaattccctattttgatgcttattaggaaaatatgttttggtccccaatttaaagaaagtagaagtattaagcctgaaggctttaaggggcccctcctaacgtcgcccccccccgccttgcgggcctgtcagctacgccactggtggtcgattgtattcgatagtcttttccttttctattaccgttttaatgctcttattattattgcttttaatTAAATGCGTTATAATAGACAAAAACCTGTATAAAAACATGATAAAAGTTTAACCAACATAAAAACTACAATATTAAAGATTCATAATACTAAAAAAAACCATTTAAGTTAGTTCTTTCATTCGCGTTTCCTATTTAAGATACATAAACATGGGTATTTTcactaataaataaaataaataatgttccTGCATCATTAATATGTTAACAGTGCTCGAATATTCAAAGACAAAAACCTGTTTTTCATCTGCAaacaaaattgtatttttatgGATTTTAATCAAGTTGATATTTTGGCTTTTGGCATTAATGGATGCCTACATAAATGTGATTAGCAGGCAAAGACTCATTAGGTTTATGGTTTTTCCTGTGACGTGCGCTGGACCAATGACCATTATAGTTCCAGCGGTGTTGCCATATTATTTGAATTtacatattgttatattattatgtagtGGCATTTTAACATTCACAAGttagatttttgtttttaatatttaataactATCAAGATATTTGttatactaaaaaaatacttcaaatacagcgacatgaaagattttttgtgtgcatattatgcttagtgtgaccaactccattTCAAttgaattcgggacaaggctgaaaaaatacctaaaatccgggacttttcaataaaaatcgggacaaaaaaatttttgttaaatatagaacttcaatatcatcattttattgattatttaacatttttatgttgacaaaaatttctttgatGGGATGGGTTGTAACTAATGacacatttttgttagtttttgacgtttcgacttccaatccagaaatcgttctcaaaaaaggaaaaattagaaaatcaactgatgttggaCTTTCATGTAAATAGAACgttaggttaatataaaaatataattatcattattagatattcatgtttttgaatcgtcttttcggaagacgataattaaaatacagaaacgggaaaagtccagagtttgagttttcgtagaactataataccacgatataaaatgcatgtgTTTTGAATGTGGTATTattattacactctagaaattgtccactttttcgtcccaccaattcaatttgatgtgaattcttagaagaataacgtaattaaaatttgaaaatagaattttaccaaaatgttaaaaattcggatggcccggaagccttgtacGGGACGCCGGGACCGGACTCCGTAATTCGGGCCacgtcccggatttttcgggctattcgcagtggcgtagctgacaggcccggggggccccgacgttaggaggggccccttaaagtCTTCAGGCTTAAgacttctactttctttaaattggggaccaaaacatattttcctaataagcatcaaaatagggaatttggaaggaaaTAATGAAGCCGGTAATCGACGCAACTTCTtggacatgttggtagtttagatgaaagtgaatcccaaaaaggtaattttttgtcggtggttttcttactagctaaatatgatactgttttagctaaattaatcgataaaaacaataactaaaaaaaaaacaaattacttgagcccccaaatacaaaacgaagttataaatttgctagcttaagaaactgaaaacaaattgattaattaattaaaaaaaaaggtttttattcaataattattgATACCACGCAAGATATTTCGAAACACGATCAGCTTAATTTTATTTTCCGGTAGgtaacttgcgatgaaaataatttatcttctaaagcagaagttgttgaaagttttttgggatttattcgcatgttagaccaaagtgcagaaggtcttataaatgaaattttaaaatttatacaatcaaagcacctttccgtacacaactgcagaggaaaggggtatgatgggacaagcgttatgagtggtgtatattcaggcaTACAAAGGCGTATTAACTGATATTGGAAAACAGCTTCctatgttcattgtgcatcccataacctgaacctagtgttgaatgatgccgttcTTGGTGTACAGGAGTTGGTTTCTTTAGgatataactaaaaaaattatgttttttttagtgcaagtattaaaagataggatgtactatgtactattatgactttggatGCGTTTGCAAACACTTAAAAGGTTACGTGAAACCtggtggtcatccagacatgatgctgttatggttttgcgtcgagctttccgacaagtaatgaaatgtttaacgaaaatttcattgctatctaaaaaacgatgaaaaattatAAGTTAATGAATTATTAGAGCATattatgaataattttgaatttgtcgttaacattaatattcaatctaaaatacttaactttattaatctaacataaacacttttgcaatctgaaacggcagagttaACGGTAGCCCttcacctttttgaaaaatctcGTGATAATCTTctagaaatgagaaattcgttttccgaaactttagcaaacgcagcaggaatagcagaatagtggggtattatacgggaatttaaaaataaacggataaaacgtataaaaaaattttacgatgagctcagatgagacgaaaaaataacttttaacaaaaaaagttttgtagttaatgttttcaatgtaat
Protein-coding regions in this window:
- the LOC126893012 gene encoding uncharacterized protein LOC126893012; its protein translation is MPLTREQQLEIRSAADVSIKQLCQDQTFIKSIVDSVSAGIVQILNSKLDVYEKKIDDLKTEITKIKTDHEVEIQTIKASLIDLNKKGDSFDMIKITTELNQIKRKESNILIFGVPETEIHLQAYIENMFTAISMNRNPQLNGLHVSRLGLQPSANSNKCRPIKVTFPNSNQVTNFLKLNPKLKSLDCYKNIYMRSDQTVMQREYTSKIKKELSDRLAAESWLREGVRSSELFPEDTYTVYRKDRSFGKFGGGVIFAVNNNVCHSEQHSVVFPIEKIDVLCVKVFKTNIKPIFFITVYIPPNVTFSEYSDFFDYIETFHETHEVVLIGDFNLTDLAAYYVNNSQITPLINRFVQLLNYTDSVQCNKIKNIHGKILDLIVTPSVFSCEVTPEVNALVPIDYHHPALTCYFPYEVKEDEYFVPNQKRLNFRKYNVNKFNKLLTEMDWSHLKHFSDVDSAVDSFSLSLQEIIDKCVPLSSTRSQKYPAWFTSEIIAKVKRKHHYLRMYRRSKYCFYLQRAKDLRRTIKLEIQLEYKKFIERSQNSFKSDARQFWNFVNAKNNKSRIPGLMKYGSDKFTTSQDIVNAFANFFKSVYISDSNSSPSVTSYFNYNPSSYFNIGKITSNDIIEGAKKLKNKFSCGPDNFPVSILKCHVESFIEPLVMPDEVMESIAKRQLQ